The Bombus vancouverensis nearcticus chromosome 12, iyBomVanc1_principal, whole genome shotgun sequence genome contains a region encoding:
- the ClC-a gene encoding chloride channel protein 2 isoform X1 produces MANQATKKELREETLHYHPDGSEEEVDKEWEEFTRLMAKLRENRRNRPHRPSQAFYPCPPPNADEEQQDFDPFDYINTIMYGRYTKDLGEYAKEEARKLKYHDKARRKYDKTRAEDLRKSRRGPLCRKLLALLAFAWKHTGARLGEDWVFLALLGIIMALISYAMDRGISMCNNARIWLYQDLTHHPALQYLAWVSLPVCLILFSAGFVHIVAPQSIGSGIPEMKTILRGVALKEYLTFRTLVAKVIGLTATLGSGLPLGKEGPFVHIASIVATLLSKLVTSFQGIYENESRNCEMLAAACAVGVAACFAAPIGGVLFSIEVTTVYFAVRNYWRGFFAAVCGATMFRLLAIWFQREETITAMFATNFTMDFPFDPQELFVFALIGVGSGLGGAFYVWLHRQYVIFMRKNKSMNSFLQKNRFLYPGIVSLIVSSVSFPLGLGQFMAGDLNTHDQVYGLFTNFTWTKQELGVEEMNMVKHWSTIYTDVFIGLISFVAFTFIFSIISSTVPVPSGIFIPVFKIGAALGRAVGEAMALWFPNGVRYGGIITPIVPGGYATVGAAAFSGAVTHTISVSVIVFEMTGQITHIVPIMIAVLISNAIAALLQPSIYDSIILIKKLPYLPDLLPSSSGMYNVYVEDFMVRDVKNIWHGITYQKLKEILKENRKLRGFPLVDNPDSMILLGSIQRLELIKLIEKHIGRERRLQVAQKWHKEAEERAREEMERQLRDQERTRRPSRFEVIPAPDILKMQRQSVNDLTMSPNNAAAPDHHTYHSPVFGSQPKKSILKKTNSFTLKGFSPLVSPAVTPYTTVTGAESRIRLAFEAIFRKSATLQDVDPDPEIGSGGAIRRDSQDVPPHTPMLAPSPATSKKVQLPRERVIDMSAEDQKRWEESEMMLEVDFSRCHIDPAPFQLVERTSLLKVHSLFSMVGVNHAYVTAIGRLVGVVGLKELRKAIEDANAGILPMHSESHIGVSTSSIAKSETDTESKNVSTMNSIVSVDCEKVEKV; encoded by the exons ATGTATGGTCGCTACACGAAAGACCTGGGTGAGTACGCAAAAGAAGAGGCACGAAAGCTGAAGTACCACGACAAAGCGCGGAGAAAGTATGACAAGACTAGAGCGGAGGATCTACGAAAGTCGAGGAGAGGACCACTATGCAGGAAGTTGCTCGCGTTATTGGCCTTCGCCTGGAAGCACACTGGAGCTAGATTAGGCGAAGACTGGGTCTTCTTGGCTCTTCTTGGTATAATCATGGCGCTTATCAGTTACGCCATGGACCGTGGCATTTCTATGTGCAACAACG CCAGGATATGGCTTTATCAGGACCTGACGCATCATCCAGCGCTTCAATATCTCGCCTGGGTGTCTTTGCCAGTTTGCTTGATTCTCTTTAGCGCCGGATTCGTGCACATCGTTGCACCACAGAGCATAGGATCAGGCATTCCAGAGATGAAGACGATTCTACGCGGAGTGGCCTTGAAGGAGTACCTGACCTTTCGTACTCTTGTAGCGAAG GTGATAGGTCTGACTGCCACATTGGGCTCTGGTTTACCGCTGGGCAAGGAAGGTCCTTTCGTGCACATCGCTAGTATCGTGGCCACGCTTTTATCCAAATTGGTCACCAGTTTCCAAGGAATCTACGAGAACGAGAGCAGAAACTGTGAGATGCTCGCAGCAGCCTGCGCTGTTGGAGTTGCCGCCTGTTTCGCAGCACCGATAGGTGGAGTTCTCTTCAGCATCGAAGTAACCACCGTGTATTTCGCCGTTCGAAATTACTGGAGAGGATTCTTCGCAGCCGTATGCGGCGCCACGATGTTTCGATTGCTCGCGATCTGGTTTCAACGAGAGGAAACGATTACCGCGATGTTCGCAACGAATTTTACTATGGACTTCCCCTTCGATCCTCAGGAATTGTTTGTATTTGCCTTGATCGGTGTTGGCAGCGGTCTAGGAGGTGCTTTCTACGTCTGGTTGCATAGACAGTATGTGATCTTCATGAGGAAGAACAAGAGTATGAACAGCTTCCTGCAGAAAAA TCGCTTCTTGTATCCTGGAATCGTCTCCCTGATCGTGTCCTCCGTGTCTTTTCCCCTGGGACTAGGCCAGTTCATGGCCGGTGATTTAAACACCCACGATCAAGTTTACGGTCTGTTCACCAATTTCACTTGGACCAAACAAGAATTAGGAGTAGAAGAAATGAACATGGTTAAACATTGGTCTACCATATACACTGATGTGTTCATCGGTTTAATTAGTTTCGTTGCATTCACG TTCATCTTTTCGATCATAAGTTCGACGGTTCCCGTGCCATCGGGAATCTTCATCCCCGTGTTCAAAATCGGTGCTGCATTAGGCAGAGCTGTGGGTGAAGCCATGGCTCTATGGTTCCCCAATGGTGTTCGATATGGTGGTATCATAACTCCTATCGTACCAG GAGGCTACGCCACCGTTGGAGCAGCTGCATTTTCCGGTGCTGTGACCCATACAATCTCTGTGAGTGTTATCGTGTTTGAGATGACTGGCCAGATTACTCACATTGTTCCTATAATGATCGCCGTGCTGATCAGCAACGCCATCGCTGCGCTTCTTCAACCCAGCATATACGACAGTATCATTCTGATTAAGAAGCTGCCATACTTACCAGACCTACTACCTTCCAGTTCAG GCATGTACAATGTGTACGTCGAAGACTTTATGGTTCGTGATGTGAAGAATATTTGGCACGGAATTACCTATCAGAAATTAAaggaaattttaaaagaaaaccGCAAGTTACGTGGATTTCCTCTGGTCGATAATCCTGATTCTATGATTCTGCTCGGATCTATCCAAAGGTTGGAATTAATCAAACTGATTGAGAAACATATAGGACGAGAGAGGAGGCTGCAG GTGGCCCAGAAATGGCACAAAGAGGCGGAGGAGAGAGCTCGAGAAGAAATGGAACGTCAGTTAAGGGACCAGGAAAGAACAAGGAGACCGTCCAGGTTCGAAGTGATCCCGGCACCAGATATTCTTAAGATGCAGAGGCAAAGTGTTAACGATCTAACAATGTCTCCAAACAACGCTGCCGCTCCTGACCAT CACACTTACCATTCCCCGGTATTTGGGTCACAACCGAAGAAATCGATCTTAAAGAAAACCAATTCCTTCACGTTGAAAGGATTCAGCCCACTAGTCAGCCCCGCCGTTACTCCTTATACCACTGTCACTGGTGCGGAGAGCAG AATACGCCTTGCCTTCGAGGCGATTTTTCGCAAGTCAGCCACTTTGCAAGATGTAGATCCAGATCCAGAGATCGGATCTGGAGGTGCTATCAGGCGTGACAGTCAAGACGTACCTCCTCATACCCCGATGCTGGCACCGAGCCCCGCCACTTCGAAGAAAGTACAACTG CCTCGCGAGAGGGTAATAGACATGTCAGCAGAGGATCAGAAACGGTGGGAAGAAAGTGAAATGATGTTGGAGGTCGACTTCTCGAGGTGTCACATCGATCCAGCGCCGTTCCAATTGGTTGAGCGAACGTCTTTGTTGAAAGTCCACAGTCTATTCAGCATGGTCGGAGTGAATCATGCTTACGTGACGGCTATTGGAAGACTGGTTGGGGTTGTAGGATTGAAAGAG CTGAGGAAAGCGATAGAAGACGCAAACGCTGGAATCTTGCCTATGCACTCGGAATCTCATATAGGCGTCTCGACATCCAGTATCGCGAAGAGCGAAACGGACACGGAAAGCAAGAACGTCAGCACGATGAACTCTATCGTTTCCGTTGATTGCGAGAAAGTTGAAAAAGTCTGA
- the ClC-a gene encoding chloride channel protein 2 isoform X3, with protein MASSSSEANEEYGLGYQNTLMYGRYTKDLGEYAKEEARKLKYHDKARRKYDKTRAEDLRKSRRGPLCRKLLALLAFAWKHTGARLGEDWVFLALLGIIMALISYAMDRGISMCNNARIWLYQDLTHHPALQYLAWVSLPVCLILFSAGFVHIVAPQSIGSGIPEMKTILRGVALKEYLTFRTLVAKVIGLTATLGSGLPLGKEGPFVHIASIVATLLSKLVTSFQGIYENESRNCEMLAAACAVGVAACFAAPIGGVLFSIEVTTVYFAVRNYWRGFFAAVCGATMFRLLAIWFQREETITAMFATNFTMDFPFDPQELFVFALIGVGSGLGGAFYVWLHRQYVIFMRKNKSMNSFLQKNRFLYPGIVSLIVSSVSFPLGLGQFMAGDLNTHDQVYGLFTNFTWTKQELGVEEMNMVKHWSTIYTDVFIGLISFVAFTFIFSIISSTVPVPSGIFIPVFKIGAALGRAVGEAMALWFPNGVRYGGIITPIVPGGYATVGAAAFSGAVTHTISVSVIVFEMTGQITHIVPIMIAVLISNAIAALLQPSIYDSIILIKKLPYLPDLLPSSSGMYNVYVEDFMVRDVKNIWHGITYQKLKEILKENRKLRGFPLVDNPDSMILLGSIQRLELIKLIEKHIGRERRLQVAQKWHKEAEERAREEMERQLRDQERTRRPSRFEVIPAPDILKMQRQSVNDLTMSPNNAAAPDHHTYHSPVFGSQPKKSILKKTNSFTLKGFSPLVSPAVTPYTTVTGAESRIRLAFEAIFRKSATLQDVDPDPEIGSGGAIRRDSQDVPPHTPMLAPSPATSKKVQLPRERVIDMSAEDQKRWEESEMMLEVDFSRCHIDPAPFQLVERTSLLKVHSLFSMVGVNHAYVTAIGRLVGVVGLKELRKAIEDANAGILPMHSESHIGVSTSSIAKSETDTESKNVSTMNSIVSVDCEKVEKV; from the exons ATGTATGGTCGCTACACGAAAGACCTGGGTGAGTACGCAAAAGAAGAGGCACGAAAGCTGAAGTACCACGACAAAGCGCGGAGAAAGTATGACAAGACTAGAGCGGAGGATCTACGAAAGTCGAGGAGAGGACCACTATGCAGGAAGTTGCTCGCGTTATTGGCCTTCGCCTGGAAGCACACTGGAGCTAGATTAGGCGAAGACTGGGTCTTCTTGGCTCTTCTTGGTATAATCATGGCGCTTATCAGTTACGCCATGGACCGTGGCATTTCTATGTGCAACAACG CCAGGATATGGCTTTATCAGGACCTGACGCATCATCCAGCGCTTCAATATCTCGCCTGGGTGTCTTTGCCAGTTTGCTTGATTCTCTTTAGCGCCGGATTCGTGCACATCGTTGCACCACAGAGCATAGGATCAGGCATTCCAGAGATGAAGACGATTCTACGCGGAGTGGCCTTGAAGGAGTACCTGACCTTTCGTACTCTTGTAGCGAAG GTGATAGGTCTGACTGCCACATTGGGCTCTGGTTTACCGCTGGGCAAGGAAGGTCCTTTCGTGCACATCGCTAGTATCGTGGCCACGCTTTTATCCAAATTGGTCACCAGTTTCCAAGGAATCTACGAGAACGAGAGCAGAAACTGTGAGATGCTCGCAGCAGCCTGCGCTGTTGGAGTTGCCGCCTGTTTCGCAGCACCGATAGGTGGAGTTCTCTTCAGCATCGAAGTAACCACCGTGTATTTCGCCGTTCGAAATTACTGGAGAGGATTCTTCGCAGCCGTATGCGGCGCCACGATGTTTCGATTGCTCGCGATCTGGTTTCAACGAGAGGAAACGATTACCGCGATGTTCGCAACGAATTTTACTATGGACTTCCCCTTCGATCCTCAGGAATTGTTTGTATTTGCCTTGATCGGTGTTGGCAGCGGTCTAGGAGGTGCTTTCTACGTCTGGTTGCATAGACAGTATGTGATCTTCATGAGGAAGAACAAGAGTATGAACAGCTTCCTGCAGAAAAA TCGCTTCTTGTATCCTGGAATCGTCTCCCTGATCGTGTCCTCCGTGTCTTTTCCCCTGGGACTAGGCCAGTTCATGGCCGGTGATTTAAACACCCACGATCAAGTTTACGGTCTGTTCACCAATTTCACTTGGACCAAACAAGAATTAGGAGTAGAAGAAATGAACATGGTTAAACATTGGTCTACCATATACACTGATGTGTTCATCGGTTTAATTAGTTTCGTTGCATTCACG TTCATCTTTTCGATCATAAGTTCGACGGTTCCCGTGCCATCGGGAATCTTCATCCCCGTGTTCAAAATCGGTGCTGCATTAGGCAGAGCTGTGGGTGAAGCCATGGCTCTATGGTTCCCCAATGGTGTTCGATATGGTGGTATCATAACTCCTATCGTACCAG GAGGCTACGCCACCGTTGGAGCAGCTGCATTTTCCGGTGCTGTGACCCATACAATCTCTGTGAGTGTTATCGTGTTTGAGATGACTGGCCAGATTACTCACATTGTTCCTATAATGATCGCCGTGCTGATCAGCAACGCCATCGCTGCGCTTCTTCAACCCAGCATATACGACAGTATCATTCTGATTAAGAAGCTGCCATACTTACCAGACCTACTACCTTCCAGTTCAG GCATGTACAATGTGTACGTCGAAGACTTTATGGTTCGTGATGTGAAGAATATTTGGCACGGAATTACCTATCAGAAATTAAaggaaattttaaaagaaaaccGCAAGTTACGTGGATTTCCTCTGGTCGATAATCCTGATTCTATGATTCTGCTCGGATCTATCCAAAGGTTGGAATTAATCAAACTGATTGAGAAACATATAGGACGAGAGAGGAGGCTGCAG GTGGCCCAGAAATGGCACAAAGAGGCGGAGGAGAGAGCTCGAGAAGAAATGGAACGTCAGTTAAGGGACCAGGAAAGAACAAGGAGACCGTCCAGGTTCGAAGTGATCCCGGCACCAGATATTCTTAAGATGCAGAGGCAAAGTGTTAACGATCTAACAATGTCTCCAAACAACGCTGCCGCTCCTGACCAT CACACTTACCATTCCCCGGTATTTGGGTCACAACCGAAGAAATCGATCTTAAAGAAAACCAATTCCTTCACGTTGAAAGGATTCAGCCCACTAGTCAGCCCCGCCGTTACTCCTTATACCACTGTCACTGGTGCGGAGAGCAG AATACGCCTTGCCTTCGAGGCGATTTTTCGCAAGTCAGCCACTTTGCAAGATGTAGATCCAGATCCAGAGATCGGATCTGGAGGTGCTATCAGGCGTGACAGTCAAGACGTACCTCCTCATACCCCGATGCTGGCACCGAGCCCCGCCACTTCGAAGAAAGTACAACTG CCTCGCGAGAGGGTAATAGACATGTCAGCAGAGGATCAGAAACGGTGGGAAGAAAGTGAAATGATGTTGGAGGTCGACTTCTCGAGGTGTCACATCGATCCAGCGCCGTTCCAATTGGTTGAGCGAACGTCTTTGTTGAAAGTCCACAGTCTATTCAGCATGGTCGGAGTGAATCATGCTTACGTGACGGCTATTGGAAGACTGGTTGGGGTTGTAGGATTGAAAGAG CTGAGGAAAGCGATAGAAGACGCAAACGCTGGAATCTTGCCTATGCACTCGGAATCTCATATAGGCGTCTCGACATCCAGTATCGCGAAGAGCGAAACGGACACGGAAAGCAAGAACGTCAGCACGATGAACTCTATCGTTTCCGTTGATTGCGAGAAAGTTGAAAAAGTCTGA
- the ClC-a gene encoding chloride channel protein 2 isoform X5, whose translation MYGRYTKDLGEYAKEEARKLKYHDKARRKYDKTRAEDLRKSRRGPLCRKLLALLAFAWKHTGARLGEDWVFLALLGIIMALISYAMDRGISMCNNARIWLYQDLTHHPALQYLAWVSLPVCLILFSAGFVHIVAPQSIGSGIPEMKTILRGVALKEYLTFRTLVAKVIGLTATLGSGLPLGKEGPFVHIASIVATLLSKLVTSFQGIYENESRNCEMLAAACAVGVAACFAAPIGGVLFSIEVTTVYFAVRNYWRGFFAAVCGATMFRLLAIWFQREETITAMFATNFTMDFPFDPQELFVFALIGVGSGLGGAFYVWLHRQYVIFMRKNKSMNSFLQKNRFLYPGIVSLIVSSVSFPLGLGQFMAGDLNTHDQVYGLFTNFTWTKQELGVEEMNMVKHWSTIYTDVFIGLISFVAFTFIFSIISSTVPVPSGIFIPVFKIGAALGRAVGEAMALWFPNGVRYGGIITPIVPGGYATVGAAAFSGAVTHTISVSVIVFEMTGQITHIVPIMIAVLISNAIAALLQPSIYDSIILIKKLPYLPDLLPSSSGMYNVYVEDFMVRDVKNIWHGITYQKLKEILKENRKLRGFPLVDNPDSMILLGSIQRLELIKLIEKHIGRERRLQVAQKWHKEAEERAREEMERQLRDQERTRRPSRFEVIPAPDILKMQRQSVNDLTMSPNNAAAPDHHTYHSPVFGSQPKKSILKKTNSFTLKGFSPLVSPAVTPYTTVTGAESRIRLAFEAIFRKSATLQDVDPDPEIGSGGAIRRDSQDVPPHTPMLAPSPATSKKVQLPRERVIDMSAEDQKRWEESEMMLEVDFSRCHIDPAPFQLVERTSLLKVHSLFSMVGVNHAYVTAIGRLVGVVGLKELRKAIEDANAGILPMHSESHIGVSTSSIAKSETDTESKNVSTMNSIVSVDCEKVEKV comes from the exons ATGTATGGTCGCTACACGAAAGACCTGGGTGAGTACGCAAAAGAAGAGGCACGAAAGCTGAAGTACCACGACAAAGCGCGGAGAAAGTATGACAAGACTAGAGCGGAGGATCTACGAAAGTCGAGGAGAGGACCACTATGCAGGAAGTTGCTCGCGTTATTGGCCTTCGCCTGGAAGCACACTGGAGCTAGATTAGGCGAAGACTGGGTCTTCTTGGCTCTTCTTGGTATAATCATGGCGCTTATCAGTTACGCCATGGACCGTGGCATTTCTATGTGCAACAACG CCAGGATATGGCTTTATCAGGACCTGACGCATCATCCAGCGCTTCAATATCTCGCCTGGGTGTCTTTGCCAGTTTGCTTGATTCTCTTTAGCGCCGGATTCGTGCACATCGTTGCACCACAGAGCATAGGATCAGGCATTCCAGAGATGAAGACGATTCTACGCGGAGTGGCCTTGAAGGAGTACCTGACCTTTCGTACTCTTGTAGCGAAG GTGATAGGTCTGACTGCCACATTGGGCTCTGGTTTACCGCTGGGCAAGGAAGGTCCTTTCGTGCACATCGCTAGTATCGTGGCCACGCTTTTATCCAAATTGGTCACCAGTTTCCAAGGAATCTACGAGAACGAGAGCAGAAACTGTGAGATGCTCGCAGCAGCCTGCGCTGTTGGAGTTGCCGCCTGTTTCGCAGCACCGATAGGTGGAGTTCTCTTCAGCATCGAAGTAACCACCGTGTATTTCGCCGTTCGAAATTACTGGAGAGGATTCTTCGCAGCCGTATGCGGCGCCACGATGTTTCGATTGCTCGCGATCTGGTTTCAACGAGAGGAAACGATTACCGCGATGTTCGCAACGAATTTTACTATGGACTTCCCCTTCGATCCTCAGGAATTGTTTGTATTTGCCTTGATCGGTGTTGGCAGCGGTCTAGGAGGTGCTTTCTACGTCTGGTTGCATAGACAGTATGTGATCTTCATGAGGAAGAACAAGAGTATGAACAGCTTCCTGCAGAAAAA TCGCTTCTTGTATCCTGGAATCGTCTCCCTGATCGTGTCCTCCGTGTCTTTTCCCCTGGGACTAGGCCAGTTCATGGCCGGTGATTTAAACACCCACGATCAAGTTTACGGTCTGTTCACCAATTTCACTTGGACCAAACAAGAATTAGGAGTAGAAGAAATGAACATGGTTAAACATTGGTCTACCATATACACTGATGTGTTCATCGGTTTAATTAGTTTCGTTGCATTCACG TTCATCTTTTCGATCATAAGTTCGACGGTTCCCGTGCCATCGGGAATCTTCATCCCCGTGTTCAAAATCGGTGCTGCATTAGGCAGAGCTGTGGGTGAAGCCATGGCTCTATGGTTCCCCAATGGTGTTCGATATGGTGGTATCATAACTCCTATCGTACCAG GAGGCTACGCCACCGTTGGAGCAGCTGCATTTTCCGGTGCTGTGACCCATACAATCTCTGTGAGTGTTATCGTGTTTGAGATGACTGGCCAGATTACTCACATTGTTCCTATAATGATCGCCGTGCTGATCAGCAACGCCATCGCTGCGCTTCTTCAACCCAGCATATACGACAGTATCATTCTGATTAAGAAGCTGCCATACTTACCAGACCTACTACCTTCCAGTTCAG GCATGTACAATGTGTACGTCGAAGACTTTATGGTTCGTGATGTGAAGAATATTTGGCACGGAATTACCTATCAGAAATTAAaggaaattttaaaagaaaaccGCAAGTTACGTGGATTTCCTCTGGTCGATAATCCTGATTCTATGATTCTGCTCGGATCTATCCAAAGGTTGGAATTAATCAAACTGATTGAGAAACATATAGGACGAGAGAGGAGGCTGCAG GTGGCCCAGAAATGGCACAAAGAGGCGGAGGAGAGAGCTCGAGAAGAAATGGAACGTCAGTTAAGGGACCAGGAAAGAACAAGGAGACCGTCCAGGTTCGAAGTGATCCCGGCACCAGATATTCTTAAGATGCAGAGGCAAAGTGTTAACGATCTAACAATGTCTCCAAACAACGCTGCCGCTCCTGACCAT CACACTTACCATTCCCCGGTATTTGGGTCACAACCGAAGAAATCGATCTTAAAGAAAACCAATTCCTTCACGTTGAAAGGATTCAGCCCACTAGTCAGCCCCGCCGTTACTCCTTATACCACTGTCACTGGTGCGGAGAGCAG AATACGCCTTGCCTTCGAGGCGATTTTTCGCAAGTCAGCCACTTTGCAAGATGTAGATCCAGATCCAGAGATCGGATCTGGAGGTGCTATCAGGCGTGACAGTCAAGACGTACCTCCTCATACCCCGATGCTGGCACCGAGCCCCGCCACTTCGAAGAAAGTACAACTG CCTCGCGAGAGGGTAATAGACATGTCAGCAGAGGATCAGAAACGGTGGGAAGAAAGTGAAATGATGTTGGAGGTCGACTTCTCGAGGTGTCACATCGATCCAGCGCCGTTCCAATTGGTTGAGCGAACGTCTTTGTTGAAAGTCCACAGTCTATTCAGCATGGTCGGAGTGAATCATGCTTACGTGACGGCTATTGGAAGACTGGTTGGGGTTGTAGGATTGAAAGAG CTGAGGAAAGCGATAGAAGACGCAAACGCTGGAATCTTGCCTATGCACTCGGAATCTCATATAGGCGTCTCGACATCCAGTATCGCGAAGAGCGAAACGGACACGGAAAGCAAGAACGTCAGCACGATGAACTCTATCGTTTCCGTTGATTGCGAGAAAGTTGAAAAAGTCTGA